Proteins from a single region of Candidatus Omnitrophota bacterium:
- a CDS encoding DUF1018 domain-containing protein, which translates to MSPIDSKKLAVIHIVKKEIGLSDEEYREILEGVAGVTSAKDLDEAAFRRLMNYFVRSRHYQVNKFGLTVKQKLYIEHLAYEQLGWSKQHLINFMQKYYHKSNLNFLPKKEANHLIYSLKAIIEHENKGLSYS; encoded by the coding sequence ATGAGCCCCATTGACAGCAAAAAATTGGCAGTCATCCATATCGTTAAGAAAGAGATAGGCTTAAGCGATGAGGAGTACAGGGAAATTTTAGAAGGCGTAGCAGGTGTAACCAGCGCTAAAGACCTTGATGAGGCTGCTTTTAGGAGATTGATGAATTATTTTGTCCGTAGCCGGCATTATCAAGTCAATAAATTTGGGCTTACCGTAAAACAGAAGTTATACATAGAGCATCTTGCTTATGAACAGTTGGGGTGGAGTAAACAGCATTTAATTAACTTCATGCAGAAGTATTACCACAAGTCAAATCTTAACTTTCTTCCCAAAAAAGAGGCCAATCATCTTATTTATTCCCTGAAAGCGATTATTGAACATGAAAATAAGGGCTTATCCTACAGCTAA